The genomic region TGTTGGGATAACCCTTGAAAGGTAGATACGAACGGTTCCGAAATCACTTTCGTAAATGTCAACCGTATCCCAAACTCTTTTATCAGCAGCAGGGATGTTTTTAGTAGCACCAGCTGTGAATCCAGAGATTACTCTCTTAAGGTAAGAGCCAACATAACATTCATTTGCAACTTCGTCAGTACCGTTATCAAAGATACCCGCAAGGATAGCATTGAAAATAGTGCTTGTTAAAGTTGTGCCTGAAGTATGAGCGGATTTGTTAGTCGTGATTTGAGCGATGATACCTGCCATTTGACCAGCGACACCCGAAGAAGAACTTTTTACAGTTCCTTGTACGATTGCCAACTCTATGTCTCGAGCCATCTTTACAGAGGCTTTCTTCAATTGGTATGCGTATGGGTCGCCTTCTACAGAATTAACAGCTCGTGAGATATCAGATACGGAAACAACCTGTCTGAAAGTCTGAACGAGATTTGTCTTTCTTGTAGGGCTAACGAGGTCAGCCGTGGTAGCATCTGAACCTTCGATAGTGGCATTTAAAGCAGCAGCGGAAAAGACATCTATGCTCCATTGGTGGAGAGTGTCTTTGGCTACGGCTTCGCCTAAACCAGAGAAAAGGGGAGTGTTCTTGTAGTCGCAGTTACTAATATAGTCGACTAAATCTTCACGCCTAAGATTCTGCATATTAGAAATATCAATTTTGTTAATCTATATGTTGCCATATAGTTCGGACTGTCGCATCCCCGTTTGGGGTCTCTTCACTCAGTCTCTGCAGCTGCACAGTTTCCTTGCTTGCTGAGGGTTGTCCACTTGGGAGTTTCCCCATTAATCAGAAGAGATTTTAATTGGACAATTTCGTCTATCCAATAGCCATTTCTTAGTTCCTTTTTGTTAATTTACTATTCTCCCGAATAGAGGTTCTTGAAATCGGTCTTTACAATTCCTTCTAGGAAGTCGTGTTCGGACTTCGTTAGTGAGCTAGCTGTGGAAGCAATTTCAATTTCATTACTTGGTTGGGAGGGGACAAAGTTTGTAGCGTTGACCTTTATTTGTGGGGTCTCCTCTACATTACCAGCGATACCATTAAGGTAATCCTTAATGTTTTTCTCAGCTTGGAAAGAATATTGTGCGTCCCCGACAATACTCGCTATACCAAACTTGTCTCGGTTGTAACGTGCAACTTTCTTGACGGACTCTGGCTGTCCTTCAAGCGATTTCTCAAATAAGTTAGACAGTTCGGACTCATAGCCCTTTACTGCTTCCTCATTTACTTGACGTTCTCTTTCGGCTCGTTCTGCTGCTAACTCAGCTTGTAAGACTTCTATTGTGGCATCTTTTTCTGCCTGCGTTGAGTCTTTAGAGTTCACAACTTCTTCTAACCTTTTTTCGAGTTGGTTTTTCCTCATCAGAGCTTTTTCATACTCTTTTTTAGAAACCATTTCCTCTTGCGGTGCTGTTTCTGCTTTCGCAGTGTCTACCTTATCAGTACCAACGGTCCCTTGTACTAACTCCGTTTCTCCAGTTGGAGTGTCTGTGTTAGCATTTTGCAAGTCTTCAGGTGTTGACATTTGAATTCCCTCCTATTTATTTATTGTTACTTATATTGTATAATACTTGTTTACTCTTGGTTGAATATCTTACCTTTTGCGGTCTTTCGGTTCTCTTCTAAATACTGAGGGTAGAAACTCTGAGCGTATTTCGGTTCTTCTTTGCCGACAGCGTTATACCCAAATCCTACATACCTCTCGTATTCTCTAATGTTTGGTGCGAGTTGTTTTACAACCTCGTTTGTCCCTTTGACGGTCTTTAGATTATACTTGCCTGGGTTAGTCGCCATCTTCTCAATGGTTCGATAGAACGGAGTCGCTCCACCTATCGATAGTGGGAAGTCGGTACTTAGGGGGTCAAAGACATTCATCAGAGCGATTACTGGTCTAAGTTGTGGGTGATCAACAGCAGCGTTTTCGATTCTATCTCTTAACCCACTGTACTGTTTAAGCCCTTCGTTAGTAATGAGGACTCTGCTACCACTACCCTTAGTCAACCATTTAGAACCTTCGGTAACTATCTTCTTCGTGTAGGAAGCAGGGAACATAATCTGATGTAGTCCTCTCTCAAATGGTGAGCGAGAAGTATTGTAAAGATACATCGGTTCGCCCTTCTTGGCGGCCGAGGTGGCGGCTTTCGGTACTGACATCTTCAAAGCGACATCACCATCGGAAACCATTCCTTGTTCAGCGAAGTTCTTCGCTCCTTGATAGGAGTTTTCTTTAATGTAGTTTTGGACATAACTGACCTTATCAGTAGATTCGTCCAGTCCTTTGACATATTCCTTAAATGCAGGTATCTCGTCTACTGACTTAAATTTCTTTCCATAAGGCGTACTCATTAGAGAGTCTGCGAAAGAGTCGGTAAAGTGCAGTGCTTGAGCCTTGGCTCGTTTAATCTTTTCAGAAGTGGCTGCGGTCTTTTCTAAGACTTCGTTAGTCCCTGATATTTTCATATCAGCTTTAACCGTTTTGGCTCCCTTACCATATTCGGGGGTTGCCATAATTCCAGCGTAGTTTCGCTTGGAAGCAGCGTGAACTAGGTCGCCTTTCATTATTCCACCATAGACGGTTGATTCGGTAGTCTGCATTAGCCAAAAGAACGGTCTTAGCCCAAACCTTGCGGACATATAAACTCTGTCTAGCTGATTGAATTTAGGCGAGATGGTGGCAAGTTTTGATTTCATTGAAACGATACCGTTCATCTTTAAGCCTTCATAGTTAGCTTCGCTCATCGCCTGCATAACCTGTTTAGCCATAGAAGGTGGCATTTTAGCCTCTTGCAAAGCCATTTCAACATATTTCTGTCGTAGGTTTTTAACATTTCCGACAGGTATGTATTTACTCTCAACTCTGTCTAGGACTCTATTCAAACTGGCGTATAGTTTGTTCCCCTTACCACCAGTAACGGAGTCTAGTTTCTCAACGGTCTTGCCTTCGATGTCTCGCATTAGAGAACCATTCTCGACTTTGGTCATAAAGAACTTACCCATACTTGTCTTACGGAGTTCTACAACAGCATTAGAGACTTTCTTCTCGATAGCGTTTAGTTCTACTTTAGGAAGCCCCTCTAGTGGGTCGACAGAAGCACCGACCTGTAGTCGTCTGCCCTTATCTAGGATTCTTTGTGGTGTCGAGGTTAAGACTTCTGGTTCTTTTTTGATAAGTTCTAGTTTGTTGGCGTTTCCATACTGTACAGGATTCTCGCCAAGTTTAATCGTATTCTCGGTAACTTTCGAGGTAGGGATTATCTTCTGGGAGACAGGTATCTTCTCGGCAGGTCCTTTAATTGGCTTCCCATTTACTTCTGTAACGAAGTCTGGGGTTCCTTGCTTATATTTAACTTTCCCTGGCTTATAACCTCTTTCGGTAGTTGTTCCACCGACCATATATCCTTCTGTTTTAGGTGCAGGTAGAGCTAATTGTTCTTTGGTTGTTATCAGGCTAGATAGTTGTTTATTCATGGCAGTTTTCATCTCTTCAGTAGTTCTGCCTAGTTTTTTATTACGACCAAACATAGAGCCTGTAATAGCGTGGGTGATGTTCTGTTCTGCATCATTTGGTAACCATTTACCACTCTTAACCATTTCGGCAGTAAATCTATCCCAATCCTCTGGAACGATATGGGTAACATCTTTTCTAAGAGTTTCTT from Pseudomonadota bacterium harbors:
- a CDS encoding DUF5309 domain-containing protein, with product MQNLRREDLVDYISNCDYKNTPLFSGLGEAVAKDTLHQWSIDVFSAAALNATIEGSDATTADLVSPTRKTNLVQTFRQVVSVSDISRAVNSVEGDPYAYQLKKASVKMARDIELAIVQGTVKSSSSGVAGQMAGIIAQITTNKSAHTSGTTLTSTIFNAILAGIFDNGTDEVANECYVGSYLKRVISGFTAGATKNIPAADKRVWDTVDIYESDFGTVRIYLSRVIPTGGILFVRPEYWKVAYLTGSRPKHIPLAKTGSSTKGMIEGSLTLEGLAEKTSAYHSGFNVG